Proteins from one Candidatus Nezhaarchaeales archaeon genomic window:
- a CDS encoding iron-sulfur cluster assembly scaffold protein codes for MSRVPLPYSSKILELFRNPKNLGRMEDATVTAVAGSPACGDMIALYLKVNDEEVVEKITFESYGCAANIATASILTEMVKGKRLAEAWRISWKDVAKEVGGLPSVKFHCGILATGALKRAIRAYYAKKGLTPDWLPKELSFEEKQALEEEELAKVLSKRLKL; via the coding sequence GTGTCGAGAGTCCCACTACCATACAGCTCTAAGATTCTCGAACTCTTTAGGAACCCTAAAAACCTAGGCAGAATGGAGGATGCTACAGTTACCGCGGTAGCCGGTAGTCCCGCCTGCGGCGACATGATAGCCCTCTACCTAAAGGTAAACGATGAGGAGGTTGTGGAGAAAATAACGTTTGAAAGTTACGGCTGCGCCGCCAACATCGCTACAGCCAGTATCCTAACTGAAATGGTTAAAGGTAAAAGGTTGGCTGAAGCTTGGAGGATAAGCTGGAAGGACGTAGCTAAAGAGGTTGGAGGGCTTCCATCAGTAAAATTCCACTGCGGAATATTAGCCACTGGAGCTTTAAAGAGGGCGATTAGGGCGTACTACGCGAAGAAGGGGTTAACGCCGGATTGGTTACCTAAAGAGTTAAGCTTTGAAGAGAAGCAAGCACTTGAAGAGGAGGAGCTAGCCAAGGTCCTTTCGAAGAGGTTAAAGCTTTAA
- the proS gene encoding proline--tRNA ligase — protein sequence MKGDRERSFMEWFHEATLTAGIYDYRYTVKGCGVWPPYGFKLRQNVLNILRRLLDEAGHEECLFPLLIPKSLLDKEKVHIKGFESEVFWVTHGGTTELDEKLALRPTSETVVMQMFKFWIHDYTDLPKKVYQIVNTFRYETKATHPMIRVREVTSFKEAHTAHATYEEAEKQVEEGIRIYKAFFDELGIPYVISRRPEWDKFAGALYSVSFETITPDGRTLQIGTVHHLGQNFSKAFDVTYLKPDGSHEYVYTTSYGVSERVIAALISLHGDERGVVLPPNVAPIQVVVVPIPYKGKEKEVELYSREVLETLKGSGYRVTIDDRQDVTPGGKFYYWERKGVPLRAEVGPIDVEKKMVTLARRDTFERSTCSLDKLANYVGELLSEVMKNLKERAWKRFKERIRRINTLNEALKTLKEGLGIVVVPWCGSLECALKVDSAGLKVLGSPLKGGGEDDVGNCVICNKEAKSSLRLAYRTF from the coding sequence GTGAAAGGCGATAGGGAGCGTAGCTTTATGGAGTGGTTCCACGAAGCAACATTGACCGCCGGCATTTACGATTATAGGTACACTGTGAAGGGCTGCGGTGTCTGGCCTCCTTACGGCTTTAAGCTTAGGCAGAACGTGTTAAATATCCTTAGAAGGTTGCTTGACGAAGCTGGGCATGAGGAGTGCCTTTTCCCCCTGCTTATCCCTAAAAGTCTACTGGATAAGGAGAAGGTACACATTAAAGGTTTTGAGAGTGAGGTTTTCTGGGTTACGCATGGAGGTACCACGGAGCTAGATGAGAAATTAGCGCTTAGACCTACGAGTGAAACCGTAGTAATGCAGATGTTTAAGTTTTGGATTCACGATTACACCGACCTGCCTAAGAAGGTGTATCAGATAGTTAATACGTTTAGGTATGAGACTAAGGCTACGCATCCAATGATAAGGGTACGCGAAGTAACCTCGTTTAAGGAGGCACATACAGCGCATGCAACGTATGAGGAGGCCGAAAAACAGGTTGAGGAGGGTATTCGAATTTATAAGGCCTTTTTCGACGAGCTTGGAATACCCTATGTAATATCGCGACGCCCTGAATGGGATAAGTTCGCTGGAGCGCTTTACAGCGTATCGTTTGAGACTATAACGCCCGATGGAAGGACCTTGCAGATAGGCACCGTTCACCATTTAGGGCAAAACTTCTCTAAAGCCTTCGATGTAACCTACCTGAAACCGGATGGGAGCCATGAGTACGTTTACACTACGAGCTACGGTGTTTCTGAGAGGGTTATAGCCGCGTTAATATCGCTACATGGCGATGAGCGAGGTGTAGTCCTCCCTCCTAACGTAGCCCCAATACAGGTAGTAGTAGTACCAATACCCTACAAGGGCAAGGAGAAGGAGGTAGAGCTATACTCTCGAGAGGTCCTTGAAACCCTTAAGGGGTCCGGTTATAGGGTAACGATCGACGATAGACAAGATGTAACTCCGGGGGGGAAGTTTTACTATTGGGAGAGGAAGGGGGTTCCACTTAGGGCTGAGGTAGGCCCTATTGATGTGGAGAAGAAAATGGTAACGTTAGCCCGTAGAGATACCTTTGAAAGGAGTACGTGTAGCCTAGATAAGCTAGCTAACTACGTAGGGGAGCTTTTAAGCGAAGTGATGAAAAACTTGAAGGAGCGAGCATGGAAACGGTTTAAAGAGCGAATACGTAGGATAAACACGCTTAATGAAGCGCTTAAAACGTTGAAGGAGGGGCTGGGCATAGTCGTAGTTCCATGGTGTGGCTCCTTAGAGTGCGCGTTGAAGGTTGATTCAGCCGGTTTAAAGGTACTAGGCTCCCCGTTAAAAGGTGGAGGCGAAGACGATGTTGGAAATTGTGTAATCTGTAATAAGGAGGCGAAGAGCTCTTTGAGGCTCGCCTATAGGACCTTCTAA
- a CDS encoding NAD(P)/FAD-dependent oxidoreductase: MVPKFDVAIVGAGVAGCLMAAGLAKKGLSVCLIERKPISKIGVKVCGDALIADSKLKEIGFQPPKGYVERELYGFKVYVPGLDVITLKAKVLLLDREGFGRWLFERALDQGVTPFESTIAINPIISDGWVKGVKVKRLNEPPLTINSGLTVDASGVASFLRRKLPREWWVSEEVTRYDLALCYREIRLAEGFDDDYCSIYYDQAISPMGYLWIFPKSKGKVNVGVGLRMNVKAPLREVLHHHLACDPRFNSSRILHAGWGVVPARHPLKCFTSNGFMVIGDAAYQATCGLGEGLRPSIVSAYLAAQEAAEAAYYGLEDLWGYNVKYLKTLGLAQVQSAAFTYYFERLSDERRNKLLSNFAEGSFNLEAFLNFKIDAKILAHSAKLGLQQFKELIGEWRLVREVKSIYTAYPEASKNYPEWSLRADNFWSKIKASTY; encoded by the coding sequence ATGGTGCCTAAGTTCGACGTAGCGATCGTAGGAGCCGGGGTAGCTGGTTGCTTAATGGCCGCGGGATTAGCTAAGAAGGGTTTAAGCGTATGTTTAATTGAGCGTAAACCTATCTCCAAGATCGGCGTTAAAGTTTGCGGTGACGCCTTAATAGCGGATTCAAAGCTTAAAGAAATAGGTTTTCAACCGCCTAAAGGGTACGTTGAACGTGAGTTATACGGCTTTAAAGTCTACGTTCCGGGCCTTGACGTTATAACCCTTAAAGCTAAGGTACTACTACTCGATAGAGAAGGCTTCGGCCGTTGGCTTTTTGAACGAGCCCTCGATCAAGGCGTAACCCCTTTTGAATCCACAATAGCCATTAACCCTATAATCAGCGATGGCTGGGTTAAAGGGGTAAAGGTTAAACGGCTTAACGAACCACCCTTAACTATCAACAGCGGGTTAACGGTTGACGCCAGCGGTGTAGCGTCATTTCTCAGGCGTAAGCTACCGAGGGAATGGTGGGTTTCAGAAGAGGTAACACGGTACGATCTAGCTTTATGCTACAGGGAGATAAGGCTGGCTGAAGGCTTCGACGACGACTATTGCTCGATTTACTACGATCAAGCTATTAGCCCGATGGGCTACTTATGGATCTTCCCCAAGTCAAAGGGGAAGGTTAACGTTGGCGTAGGCTTAAGGATGAACGTTAAAGCCCCCCTAAGAGAGGTGCTTCACCATCACCTAGCCTGCGATCCAAGGTTTAACTCTTCAAGAATTCTTCACGCCGGCTGGGGCGTAGTACCTGCTCGGCATCCGTTAAAGTGTTTTACGTCTAACGGCTTCATGGTTATAGGCGACGCAGCATATCAAGCTACCTGCGGCTTAGGGGAAGGATTAAGGCCATCCATAGTATCCGCCTACTTAGCGGCTCAAGAAGCGGCGGAAGCAGCATACTACGGATTAGAGGATCTATGGGGCTATAACGTTAAATACCTTAAAACACTGGGGTTAGCACAGGTGCAATCGGCGGCCTTCACCTATTACTTTGAAAGGCTAAGCGATGAAAGACGTAACAAACTCCTATCCAACTTCGCCGAGGGATCCTTCAACCTAGAGGCCTTTCTAAACTTTAAGATAGACGCGAAAATCCTAGCTCATTCAGCTAAACTGGGTTTACAACAGTTTAAGGAATTAATCGGTGAATGGCGCCTCGTTAGAGAGGTTAAAAGTATCTATACGGCTTATCCGGAGGCGTCTAAAAACTATCCTGAATGGAGCCTTAGAGCGGATAACTTCTGGTCTAAAATTAAAGCCTCCACGTATTAA
- the amrS gene encoding AmmeMemoRadiSam system radical SAM enzyme produces MKLAMKEAYLYEQLSDNKVQCHVCARRCVIPSQAYGFCFVRKNVDGRLYALNYSKLCAINVDPIGKKPLMHFNPGSSVLSIATVSCNFRCRYCDNWAISQEREIIGRNVPPEKIVEMAKENECQGITYTYTEPTIFVEICHDAGRLAYENGLFNTWVTNGYATPETIRFMAEAHALQAATVDFKGGGNPEFYKRLAAVPSVEPIYECLRSMKKQGIYVEVTNLVVPKYGDSLDDIANLARWIKDNLGRETVFHLLRFHPDYELIDVPSTPIETLEKAREVAMEYLDYVLLGNVPGHSGEHTYCPSCKQAVIERFSFSVIKWNLTQDNRCMNCGYKIPIQGRYYPGGLSYPRTIL; encoded by the coding sequence ATGAAGCTAGCTATGAAAGAAGCCTACCTATACGAGCAGCTATCAGATAATAAGGTTCAATGCCATGTTTGCGCCCGTAGATGCGTAATTCCTAGCCAAGCTTACGGCTTCTGCTTCGTAAGGAAGAACGTGGATGGAAGGCTATACGCTTTAAACTACTCAAAGCTCTGCGCGATTAACGTAGACCCCATAGGGAAGAAGCCCTTAATGCACTTCAACCCCGGTTCCTCCGTTCTATCCATCGCTACCGTTTCATGCAACTTTAGATGCCGCTACTGTGATAACTGGGCTATATCCCAAGAGCGTGAAATAATCGGGCGTAACGTCCCGCCTGAAAAGATAGTAGAGATGGCAAAGGAGAATGAATGTCAAGGCATAACGTACACGTATACGGAACCTACAATATTCGTGGAGATCTGTCACGATGCTGGAAGACTCGCCTACGAAAATGGTTTATTTAACACCTGGGTTACAAACGGTTACGCAACCCCTGAAACAATCCGCTTCATGGCTGAGGCGCACGCTCTTCAAGCAGCCACGGTAGACTTTAAAGGAGGCGGTAACCCCGAGTTCTATAAACGGCTTGCAGCCGTCCCCTCGGTTGAACCTATCTACGAGTGCCTAAGGTCGATGAAAAAGCAGGGGATTTACGTCGAAGTCACGAACCTAGTGGTTCCGAAGTATGGTGATTCACTAGATGATATAGCTAACTTAGCCCGCTGGATTAAGGATAATCTAGGAAGGGAAACCGTTTTCCACCTCCTCCGTTTCCATCCAGACTACGAGCTCATAGACGTTCCCTCCACTCCCATCGAAACGCTTGAAAAGGCAAGGGAGGTAGCCATGGAGTACTTAGACTACGTATTACTTGGAAACGTTCCGGGGCATTCCGGAGAGCATACGTACTGCCCGAGCTGTAAGCAGGCCGTCATCGAACGCTTCAGCTTCAGCGTCATAAAATGGAACCTAACCCAAGATAATAGATGCATGAACTGCGGTTATAAAATCCCGATCCAAGGACGGTACTACCCAGGTGGTTTAAGCTATCCAAGGACGATACTATAG